Proteins encoded together in one Corynebacterium liangguodongii window:
- a CDS encoding patatin-like phospholipase family protein: protein MIDARDTALIIEGGGMRNSYTAPAVVKFIEEGVRFGWVGGVSAGSVHAANYASRDAERAKAAFTDLVSHPKFGGWLKLVRGQGYFNSEFIYGESEALLPFDFEAFTASEVELHVEAMRADTGDTVAWTRRDFARRPDLIFQATRASSTVPKVMPITLIDDAPYVDGALGESGGLLIDAAQRAGFDKFLVLATRPRDFVKNPIAQPAAVRRFFRRYPAIGEALLERARRYNASKSKILAAEAAGRAVVLFPDDMQVESTERRLARLDANYLAGERQVEREWARWEKFLA from the coding sequence GCCCGCGATACCGCTTTGATTATTGAGGGCGGCGGGATGCGTAACTCCTACACCGCACCCGCCGTCGTCAAGTTTATCGAGGAAGGCGTGCGCTTTGGCTGGGTTGGTGGGGTCTCCGCGGGTTCCGTCCACGCGGCGAACTACGCTTCGCGTGACGCGGAGCGGGCGAAAGCGGCGTTTACGGACCTCGTCTCCCACCCGAAGTTCGGCGGGTGGCTCAAGCTCGTGCGCGGCCAGGGCTACTTCAACTCCGAGTTCATCTATGGCGAATCTGAAGCGCTGCTGCCATTCGATTTCGAGGCGTTCACAGCCAGCGAGGTCGAGCTGCACGTTGAGGCGATGCGAGCGGATACGGGGGATACCGTCGCGTGGACGCGGCGCGATTTCGCGCGGCGTCCCGACCTCATTTTCCAGGCCACGCGCGCCTCCTCGACGGTGCCGAAGGTCATGCCGATCACGCTTATCGACGACGCTCCCTACGTCGACGGCGCCCTCGGCGAGTCGGGTGGTTTGCTTATCGACGCCGCGCAGCGCGCTGGGTTCGACAAATTCCTCGTCCTGGCCACACGTCCCCGTGACTTTGTGAAGAATCCGATCGCCCAGCCGGCGGCGGTGCGCCGCTTCTTCCGGCGCTACCCGGCGATCGGCGAGGCCCTCTTGGAAAGGGCGCGTCGCTACAATGCGTCGAAAAGCAAGATACTGGCCGCTGAAGCCGCAGGCCGCGCCGTCGTTCTCTTCCCTGACGACATGCAGGTCGAATCCACGGAGCGTCGCCTCGCGCGGCTGGACGCTAACTACCTCGCAGGCGAACGGCAGGTTGAGCGTGAGTGGGCCAGGTGGGAGAAGTTTCTCGCCTAA